In Microbacterium sp. SLBN-146, one genomic interval encodes:
- a CDS encoding carboxymuconolactone decarboxylase family protein yields MNHEARVHLSKSAREAYGALDAFAKTVGGLAAESDIDARLKELVQIHVSQLNGCAYCVRIHVDRAVAAGVDADVIAQLPVWRESGVFTERERAGLELAEAFTFIHEDGIPDDVYDRVGAILSEKEYVALSWVLVSINAFNRVAIAGRYPVPPRTGAKE; encoded by the coding sequence ATGAACCACGAGGCACGCGTCCACCTGTCGAAGTCGGCCCGCGAGGCATACGGCGCCCTCGACGCGTTCGCCAAGACGGTCGGTGGCCTGGCCGCCGAATCCGACATCGACGCACGCCTCAAGGAGCTCGTCCAGATCCACGTGTCGCAGCTGAACGGCTGCGCGTACTGCGTGCGGATCCACGTCGATCGCGCTGTCGCGGCGGGCGTCGACGCCGATGTCATCGCGCAGCTTCCGGTGTGGCGAGAGTCGGGCGTCTTCACGGAGCGCGAGCGCGCGGGGCTCGAGCTTGCGGAGGCCTTCACCTTCATCCACGAGGACGGCATCCCTGACGACGTCTACGACCGGGTCGGGGCGATCCTCAGCGAGAAGGAGTACGTCGCCCTCAGTTGGGTGCTCGTGTCGATCAACGCGTTCAACCGCGTGGCGATCGCCGGACGTTACCCCGTCCCCCCTCGCACCGGGGCCAAGGAGTGA
- a CDS encoding alpha/beta fold hydrolase, protein MDDPIDEFSFLPAQAADAGIEGPLPHGERLTLTLDDGRTLSALRYSPPSAPDDVPVVTFLHGAGLNAHTWDTTILALGLPALAIDLPGHGDSSWRPDAAYVARTLAPDVARGMAEWTDRPQLLVGQSLGGLTAAAVAAPHPELVRELVIVDITPGLDPRGGVTQIRRFFAGPTDWASREDLVARALAFGFGGSPDAAARGVFHNSRVRDDGRVEWKHHFAHVANRLAASPEAAEAADAQQDALAAVLGDAGWEDLARVEAPTTLIRGERGYVTTDDAAEFARRVPAASVLTVPAGHNVQEDIPVALGERLRTLA, encoded by the coding sequence GTGGACGACCCCATAGACGAGTTCTCGTTCCTTCCCGCGCAGGCCGCAGACGCCGGAATCGAGGGCCCTCTCCCCCACGGCGAGCGCCTGACCCTTACCCTCGACGACGGGCGGACGCTGAGCGCACTGCGGTACTCGCCGCCGTCGGCACCGGACGACGTCCCCGTCGTGACATTCCTCCACGGCGCGGGCCTCAACGCGCACACGTGGGACACGACGATCCTCGCGCTCGGCCTTCCCGCCCTCGCGATCGACCTCCCCGGACACGGGGATTCGTCGTGGCGGCCCGACGCCGCGTACGTCGCCCGGACGCTCGCCCCCGACGTCGCGCGAGGTATGGCGGAATGGACGGATCGCCCCCAGCTCCTCGTCGGCCAGTCGCTCGGCGGGCTCACGGCGGCCGCCGTGGCGGCACCCCATCCGGAACTCGTCCGCGAACTCGTCATCGTCGACATCACGCCCGGTCTCGACCCGCGCGGCGGAGTGACGCAGATCCGCCGCTTCTTCGCGGGACCGACCGACTGGGCATCGCGCGAAGACCTCGTCGCCCGTGCCCTCGCGTTCGGCTTCGGCGGATCTCCGGATGCCGCAGCTCGGGGCGTCTTCCACAACTCGCGCGTCCGCGACGACGGGCGCGTCGAGTGGAAGCATCACTTCGCCCACGTGGCGAATCGGCTCGCGGCGTCGCCCGAAGCCGCCGAAGCCGCCGACGCGCAGCAGGACGCGCTCGCCGCGGTCCTCGGCGATGCGGGCTGGGAAGACCTCGCGCGCGTCGAGGCGCCGACGACCCTCATCCGCGGTGAACGGGGCTACGTAACGACCGACGATGCCGCCGAGTTCGCGCGCCGGGTCCCCGCGGCATCCGTCCTCACCGTGCCCGCGGGACACAACGTGCAGGAGGACATTCCCGTCGCACTCGGCGAGCGCCTTCGCACGCTCGCTTAA
- a CDS encoding ABC transporter substrate-binding protein gives MPRRSALTATALVVVGGLLLTACSPASTPAPTPTGAPDPDASVAIRLVLEPGNLDIRQTAGAAVDQILVDNIYQGLVSRTPEQDIVPALAEDWNVSSDGLTYTFTLREGVTFHDGQELTPQDVVWSLQTRKDTPDWRDSARLANVESITAEGQEITLALSEPDSSLLWNLTGRAGIILKEGDTVDYQTAANGTGPFVLDRWRQGDSITFARNDAYWGEPALVAEVVFDYIPDTQAALNAALADEVDVVTGFEAELTPQIEADGAFTVVLGESTDKGTLAFNQTSGPLADKRVRQAIRQAIDHDAFIEALGSGQTQFGPIPSLDPGYEDLADVAPYDPEAARALLEEAGAEDLELELTIPNFYNTTIPTILVSDLNEVGITLEVNSVDFGTWLTDVYTNRDYDLSFVLHTEARDFENWANPDYYFTYDNPEVQELYAESLAATDEGEAAELLADAARIVAEDSAADWLFNGASVVAVGTTISGMPSINVNERLNLAQLAKSNG, from the coding sequence ATGCCCCGCCGCTCAGCTCTGACCGCCACCGCGCTCGTCGTCGTGGGAGGTCTGCTTCTGACAGCCTGTTCGCCGGCTTCGACGCCCGCGCCGACCCCCACGGGAGCCCCCGACCCCGACGCGTCCGTCGCCATCCGGCTCGTGCTCGAGCCCGGCAACCTCGACATCCGTCAGACGGCGGGAGCCGCCGTCGACCAGATCCTCGTCGACAACATCTACCAGGGCCTCGTCTCGCGCACGCCCGAGCAGGACATCGTGCCCGCGCTCGCGGAGGACTGGAACGTCTCGTCCGATGGCCTGACCTACACCTTCACGCTCCGCGAGGGCGTGACCTTCCATGACGGGCAGGAACTGACCCCGCAAGACGTCGTGTGGTCGCTGCAGACCCGCAAGGACACTCCGGACTGGCGCGACTCCGCGCGCCTGGCGAACGTCGAGTCGATCACCGCCGAAGGCCAGGAGATCACGCTGGCCCTCAGCGAGCCCGACTCGAGCCTCCTGTGGAACCTCACCGGCCGCGCGGGCATCATCCTCAAGGAGGGCGACACCGTCGACTATCAGACGGCCGCGAACGGCACGGGACCCTTCGTCCTCGACCGGTGGCGTCAGGGCGACAGCATCACGTTCGCCCGTAACGACGCGTACTGGGGCGAGCCGGCGCTCGTCGCCGAGGTCGTCTTCGACTACATCCCCGACACGCAGGCCGCGCTGAACGCGGCCCTGGCGGACGAGGTCGACGTCGTGACGGGATTCGAGGCGGAGCTCACGCCGCAGATCGAAGCCGACGGCGCCTTCACCGTCGTGCTCGGCGAGTCCACCGACAAGGGCACACTCGCGTTCAACCAGACGTCGGGCCCCCTCGCCGACAAGCGCGTGCGGCAGGCCATCCGGCAGGCGATCGACCACGACGCCTTCATCGAGGCGCTCGGCTCGGGTCAGACGCAGTTCGGCCCCATCCCCTCGCTCGACCCCGGATACGAAGACCTCGCCGACGTCGCGCCGTACGACCCCGAGGCGGCGCGCGCCCTCCTCGAAGAGGCGGGAGCGGAAGATCTCGAGCTCGAGCTCACGATCCCGAACTTCTACAACACCACGATCCCCACGATCCTCGTGTCCGATCTCAACGAGGTCGGCATCACGCTCGAGGTGAACTCGGTCGACTTCGGCACGTGGCTCACCGACGTCTACACGAACCGCGACTACGACCTGAGCTTCGTCCTGCACACCGAGGCGCGTGACTTCGAGAACTGGGCGAACCCCGACTACTACTTCACCTACGACAACCCCGAGGTACAGGAGCTCTACGCCGAGTCGCTCGCGGCGACCGACGAGGGCGAGGCTGCGGAGCTGCTGGCAGACGCGGCGCGCATCGTGGCCGAAGACTCCGCGGCGGACTGGCTCTTCAACGGCGCCTCGGTCGTCGCGGTCGGCACTACGATCTCGGGTATGCCCTCGATCAACGTCAACGAGCGCCTGAATCTCGCGCAGCTGGCCAAGAGCAACGGGTGA